The region GAAACCTAGACTGCATATCCACAAGAAGCTGTGCTTGTAAGATCAGATGTAATATTATGGATCCCCTTTAATTTTAAGTCAATTTGAAATCACACAATTATGActggtttatatttaaaatcctcTTTCCTGAGTGCTTGAAATTTAAATTCATATTGTGCCTGGATACATTCCAATCGGAACATGAAACGACTATGAGagacttcttcttcttcttcttctttttcacagtcttaggcccagactgtcctggggtcagctgctttggttgctcttttcCACTTGtttctgtcgagcacatcttcctcactcacttcacatacctccatatcttttctcacacaatctatccatctctttctaggcctgcctcttcctctgttaccttccacctcaaattccattaccctctttgttacttcctcaatgTCCcccctcatgatatgtccataccaccgtaacctcgcctctcgcatcttctcagccacatccaccaccctacatcatctacggatttcttcatttctgatcttatccttcattgaaatctgcagaatccatctcaacatcctcatttcagttcttctcatcaagttctcttccctctttccaactgccaagcattcagctccatatagtagtacaggtctaatcacagtcttgtacattttgcactttaactttctaggaattttcctaacagattattccagttatttctctccacttgttccatccagctttcactctttgttttactgcctccagtgtttctcctccctttactagttttgatccaaggtatttaaagccatcatcttgtttcagtttttctccatttgtctcccaacattggtcatagtatctcctcttcactccattaccattatttcagatttttctgcattcattttcagtccacccttttccagactcctctgccatttgaacactttctcctgtagttctacgtctgaatctgccatcagtgccacatcatcagcaaagatgagttccgaCTATGAGAGACTGAGGAATAAAAAATGTTGCCCAGCAAAACCTAGCCCAACTGCCTGAGTGATTGTGAATCCAATTGTTAGCATTGAATGGTGACATTGATTATCATGTCATATGAAACCATGTGTCTTCTGCTTTCTTTGCCGAATTTAACAATGTTGCTTTAACAAAGAGTGAGGCAGTCTGCTTGGTCAGTTTCCAGCTTTGTGAAGAGTGGTTGGGTTTGCACAACAATACATCTGCTAATTAATTTCTaatcacctacagtacctgagaCTGGGGCTCTCCTTTTTCATGTACTTACTCTATATATTAATTGACAAGACCGACATATATCTTGAGAATgtcttaaaatacagtatgttacacacTTGTTAATGAAGAAGTATGAACGATCCAGTTTTATGATGTGATTCCCCTCTATTGTGCTGAGCTGTGTTATTTATTCaggactgatgtactgtaccaagCTGTGCCTTAGCTGTGGCTTAAGCTCTTCATAATACTAACTCTGCAGTGTCAAAATAGGCAATCAGACAGAGAGAATGTTTTTGGCAAGATATGACAATGTTTCTTTGGTATTCTAAGGTCAATGTGACTTGTGCTGAGTAGGAATTGCAAAAACgttagtgatagtgttactgtatAAAGAGAAGGAAATGAATTAGTAGTTCTAAATGAATATAAGACATATCAGAAGTTAAGACCTTCACAGAACATATTTGCTTTATGGCCTTACTTTGTCCAGTGCAGAACAGTTTTCCAATCGTGTGGAAGGCCATCTCCATTGGCATGTCTTGGGTGTCTCCTAATCTCACCTCTCTCATGGGGAGGGAGGCCTTGTCAGACAGGTAGCCTTCATCTGAACGCCACACTTCGTCATTAGCATCGCAGTTGCATGTCAGCAATCCAAGATCACAGTCACCTACAGATACAATATGTATGCACACACTCTACGTACAGTTGTTTTTCACATTATGCATTTAACAGTAcctattatataattataaggaatatttcaaatatataaaatgcattttatgcaTGCACACTATATGCTGTTTAGAATGTACTGTACGTACGTGCACTGAAACATGCAAagctttttatcattttatcctTTTTATCATCCTTACAAAAATACCAATTGCATGGAaaaatctttttctcttttatacTTGTGAAGTCACTAAAAATACTTTCATTATTGTCACATTATTAATCGTATCAGCCACATTTGTCAAGTAACACATAGTGTTTCTCTGCCCTTTTGGATGAGCTTGGAACACAGTTCAGGGATTCTTAACAGAAATAAGAGGTAAAACGACAATAAGAGTTAAGAATCCCCTGATTTCAGTGGTAGAGAATGACCTTTTAACCAGTATTACCTCTCTCTCCACAGGCACATTTCTTACTGTCCGTAGATGTGCCGCCCCAAGAGTTCATCCTACGTCCATCCCAGGATACCCACCAGCCCCACTCCTCTCCCAGAAACCGAGTGTGGCGACATTCCAGCTATGCAGAGAATTGTGGGAGGTCTGTGAGAATTCTTCAGCAATAAAGGATTGTCTGGACTATTGAAGGGACAACTGCTAGGAGGGGGTGTAGTCCCTTCACTCTGTTAGCATATATTAGGGGGGACTGGAGGAGAAGGGAGTAccaagagaaaacccacaccaACGCAGgtaatacagtacgtgcaaactcCAAACAGGCAAAGGCACTTCTAGCACTCGGAAGGTTTGAGGCAGTACTGGATATGCTTTTGGTAATGGGTTCTAATGGCTTTTCTTTCATCCCCACCAGGGCTGCCAATCAGCTTGACTCACTGCTACAGCTCAATCATCATACCAGCAGGGGAGaactgaaaacatacagtatgggccTTCCTGTGAAGCCCTCTTAATAAAAAATGCTGACTCCACTGTTTGCAAAATTCTCTTACAAAGTCCACATGCAAGCTATAAAGAATCAACAAGGATGTCTAGATACACCTCCTGAAAAGTTTGCACCTTTTGTACGTTGTGATCTAGGGAACTGACAGGCGTAGTTATAGCATGTCGCTCAGTGTAGCATGAGGAAGGCTGAACTTACTTTGACGAGTTGAGTGCAGGATTCAGAGGCCTGAATCAGAGACCTCAGCTGCAGCAGCGATGCCTGCCTGTACGTTATGTGCCTGGAGTAGCAGCCAGCCTTCTCACAGGGAGAGACTCGTGTACGGCTCTCTGAGTCATGGCCCACCACGGTCACACCTGAGAAGCAAGCCTTGGTGAAGAGATCGTTTGTTTCCTGGCTTTTCTTTGTCTCTCAGATTATCTCTCTTTTTGAATTCAAGCAGATGGAGATCTTGCTTTGATTTCCAGTCAGCTGCTACATtcccacaaaaaaacaacaactttattctaaccacttcttctaaTTCAGGATCGCAAAGCagctagagcctatcccagcaagcaacggactCAAGAGGGTATATCTTTCCGAGAAGCCAATTCATCTATGGAGCAAACCTACGTgagcatggggagaacatataaacgcCACACATATAGCACCccatgaacccagggccccagcgctgcaaggcagcagttcaaaccactgtgccacaataACACCCACAATATATTGATTTGCAGCATAAACAGGGGACTGTATCCAAGCCTTGTTATAATGTAAAGCACCGTCTGGCATTTGAATATCCCTGCTTTTAGATGGATTTGCCACAATAATTAATGAAACACTTCAGGAACCTGAACCAAATTACTAACATCTTGGTGTTAAGTAAAAGGGCTGGTGAACATCTGGAGGCGAGTTCTGGCCTTGACTCCCTGGCCACCAAGGACCTACTACAAGGATGGTgacaggagaggagagaagCAGGGATGACGCTCTGTCTTCAAAGTTTATTTCACAACTCCAGAGAAACTGCAATATTTCAACTGGTAAGACTGCACAATTCCAAATGGTAAAACTACAGATTCTACCATGATTTATGCATAGTTTGTAGTTCATTCTCATTAAGACAGTGTAAAGCACTAAAATAATTCTTATGTATGCTGTAAGCCTACAGAAGCTAAACAGACACACTTGCTAATCCTCTCTTATCCAAACAAAATTAACCCTgttaagtcagtcacttaagagGGGATCGCACCATCAGCTCGTAGAGAGTTCATGTCACAGAAGACAGGGAAGGGCTCGACTCCCTGGTCCTCCCCATCTGGGTCAATGACATAGGTTCCAGATTCCAGGACACCGGCACTCCTCAGGATTGAGCAGGTCTCCATAACTACAACAAACAAACATGCTCACACAGCTCTCATGTCCAGGAGAGCACCTGTAGTCTGATGCAGCTTTTTTCTGAAACAAGCTAATTGAACAGCCTGAGGTCACAAATGTTCAAATACATATAGGTGCCACTGTAAAGTAATGATATAGAAACCAAAATAATGCATATAATCATAATGACAAAATGGTAAATGACAAAACTGGTGTTAAATATATTGTACTGAAAACAATGCCTTCAGACTCAATGCTTGCAATTAATACATTATTTctaagatgatattttaaaataactagtAGGAATATccaataatgttttaaattccaACTTCATATGGGTAAAACTACTCAAGACCAGAGGCCCATAAAAACAAGTATAAGAAAAAGAGTTTGATCCATCATGAtgtcaattttttttatctttttgacCACTTCTCTGCAAGATCCCTACAACAAAGCAACCATTCTGTCCTACCTATAAAATGTCTATAACGTCAACCCTGAAGGCTATCCACTGCTATTTTCTTTGGCCCAGGTCTGTGTGCTGACCCCGGACACAACCATCTTGATATTAATTCTCAACACAAATTTGAAACTGCGGTCAAATTCAATTAAAGCTTTCCTGTTTCTACGTTATGCCAAAAGATGGATTTGCTCAGCCTTCACATGTAATAAGTTATATGCCTTGGATTTACCTGGTTGGTAAGTCCAACTTTTTTGGAGCAGCAACCTCCTTTTGTAATATGTCCCAGTGAAGTATGGGGCTGgaaaatgaactttatttctCAGCAACACACTCGCACAATTGAACATTGTTGCACAAGTGTTAGATAGACGTAAGAGTCTCTGTACTTAAACGTATAATAACATTAGTGGTGGATATGGACACATCAGTATGCCATGCCATGCAAAATGACCTAATAATAAACTTTCACAGAACAATCCTGAGTCTCATGTCGTTCAGTTCCTACCTTGACAGTGGACGGCAGCTCTTTCTGTTGTACTACATTCCCGGCCCCACTTAACTTCACACTCATCCAGGGAGCTTTCATCCCCTGAGCATTCCACATAGGACACAGTCACAGGAGGGTCACGTGCTTGTGACTGGACCCTACAAATTGGAGAAAGATTCATGTCGAAACACCAAGGCTTTCTGTCCATGCATGCTCAACACCACCAAAGGCTCAGGTTGGAATGAGCTCACTTCTGTTGGAGGACATTGCGATATCATAGATTCTTAAAAATAGCTTCTGTTGCAACAGAGGAGAATGTGAGCCCCTTTGTAGCCTAAAACACACCAAATCTCACTCCTTTGCTCAACCAGCGAGGTATTGTTTGGGTCCTGCTAATCGAAGCCTTTACAAACAACAGGGGACAATTACAGCATTAGGAGGCAAGATAAATGTATTTCTGCACATTATAAAAGTGTTGCAACTGTTGGGTGTATCCAAATCTATAATTGTTTGATACCTTTATCTTGTGATTTCATTCAGAAATCACACCAAATATATGCTATTGTGCTGATTCTTATGTATTTAATGTATTCTATAGTAGTGTAGACTCATTGTTATCACAGACAGAGTGATACATCCCTGTACATCATTCAATTGAAGATGGCAAGCTGGTGAGGCTTCCTGTGGTATATCTACATAGTTTTTAATTGactcttttgcttttcttgCTTAAGGGCATCATGTTGGTCAGTACTGACTTTTTATTTAGTCAAATCTTTTCAGCTGGAGTGTAGCACTTATACATAAACAGAATCAAAACCCAGAGTATTTTCTTAGTTACCGCTAAGCAGTCCATTCTAAGAAGAAAATTCtggtttaaaaataagaacaagtCCTTCTTTTTTCCACCTAGTTCCTGTCATGTTTTTGTAAAACGTAGGGCTATAAAAAGATTTGTAATTAATTTTGCCTCCaactaaaagcatttttttgtcatttcctgTGTTAACAGACAACACTGATGCTTCACAATTCTGACTTTGGAGATCGTGAGTCAGCAcattgaaatgtgtttcttctGAACAATACAGCCGCCAAATGGTCACCATTGTAGTCAAATACCTGTACGCGATGGCGGCTCCAGGGAATCCCAGCTGTCGGCACACCACTGTCGCTTCCCTTTTTTCCCACTGCTCGGCACACACCCTCCCTAGCGCTCCACCGAAAGCCATTTCCACGAGCCCTTCAAACCGATTCCTGCCCCCTCGCAATCTAACACGGCCTGGAAGacctcaaaatttaaaaaaagaccacGCACTCAGAACCTCGGAAAGAGCTTGACAAAATATTGTGCTCAAAATATTGAGCTAGACAAAAAATAGGATTGTGTTCATCCTATTTTAACTCCATGAAACAGAGTTTTAAACAGAAGTTCAGAAGGAGGTCAAACCCTAACCTCCTCCACTTCTTCCTACCTACATCTACTATAGCACTCTTCTTGCCTCCTTGCTTGTGCACGCCTCATCCTCACCCTCCTTAAAGCAGGGGACGGAGGGAAGAGAGGGGAGCAGTAGCCCTATTCTTGCAGATGAGTTGTCATCTTCCTCCTCCCAGTGTGAGTTACCTCAATAAAACTCACTATTCAAATCATGCCTCTTCTCTAACTCTACTAGACTTTGACTGAACTACTGATTGGAAGAAAGAACTGGGCAGGTACACATAAACTCACTGTAACAAAAAGGAGAATACAAGTTTGTAAATTGGCTCCAAAAAACGTGAGTACATTAAACCAAAGTCCATAATAACCAGGTTCAGTATGAGAAATGGGAATatcatgcattttctttttacagattttttacAGATCTATTTAGAACACCGGCATTGATTTAAGTCTTCAGTTTATCTAATAACATAATAAATATATCAAATTGTTCATGACAAGCGTAATTGTAAGCATTTTATTCACAATCGGACATTACAATAGAAtttctattttgtgttttgtaatgtTGACTACTCCATCACCCTTTCAATCTTTTGAATAATTATAACTATAGATCCTGCAATTAAATATTATCTAAAgaagaaattgttttagaaaagaTGATGTAAAGCCACAAATTGAATTTACAAGGCAGTACCCAAAGCCTGAGTAATTCACATGTGTTTTCAATACAGTGTCATGAAAGCCTATCCCATGttacaaattagaaaaaaaatgttctttttcctatTAAACTGATGGATTATTCACTTTTTCACCATTGCTTGGCACCTGGAATAAGCTCAAGCTTTTGGGCCATTTTCTTCCCTTTGTAACACAATATATTTCCTACCCTTTTAGCTTTTCACTGAAAGGAACAAACACACTAATATGCTCTAAGTACGTTACAGTGCATTAACTGTAGTGTTCACTTCACCATCTTGAGTCgacatttgaacttttttttaagttaatgaGCGGATTTACTTGATGGAGGCTTCACTGAATGAAAGCGGACTGAAAACCCATCAAGCTCCACAGAGGCGTCCGATCTCAACTGCACCGTCATGGTGTTGGATGACGATCTGAGTGGAGGAGGCAACTGCGACCCACAAAACCTGACagacaaaacagtaaaaaaaaattacatcaaCAGAAGCGATTACAATGAACTGTCAAATCACTGCCTGGTGGAGCCCAGTCATTACTGTAAGTAATGGCTGGTTcccagtattttttcttttaatttaggtCTGAGAACTGTTTCTCATCTTGTTAAAACAATCTATTTTAATGCAAAATTTAGATGGGGGAAGAAGTTCATCCCACAAAGTGAAACTGATATGCTGTTCTGGGGTTACCTACCATTGGTTTTGCCCGTTCTTGTAAAAGTGAAAACCTGAGACCCCCTTTACAAGTTCCTATCAATGATTAGGAACTATAGGGGTTTTCACTGTGTAGCAGATCAAACTTTATCACAGACTCTTGTGCTGAAAAGATGTCACTCAATCAATCACCTCATAAGTCATAAACCATCCCAAATGTCAATTTCATTCCTTCAAGTTTTGCAAGAGCTGAAAATGACAATTTGGCCTTAAGAAGTCTTTTGTTGAAACTGTATCTGCTCTTATGAAGAAAATCAAGTCAGGAGGAAGAGAATAAGGAAAAATTGGTCAAaagtaaatgatttttttgtggGGTTCATAACGTTTTATGTCAGTATTTCCATGTTTTGTAATTTGAGTAtttttctgtatactgtattatatttgcACTCATTTTTAATACCACTGTAGGTAAAATCCATGTTTCTCtcctctttttttgttgtttagcTGAGATGGCTGACTTTcgtcttcttttattttttccagcaaAGCAGTTTTCTGAAAGCGAAAGAGAGGACATGATACTGCGTAGTGTGTCAGCATTGCACTGGTCTTAATGCACAGTGCTTTAGCCACAGGCTCCCAGGCATAGTGCACTGCAGATTGAACTGCCTTTTGCACAATCCTGACAGTTATCTTTAAAACATCTTTTCTACATCTTTTCCTTGAATTGGCTGTCAAAATGAGAGGTAGCAAAAAATacatggaaagaaaaacagagaatCACACTGAATAAACTTGATGCCAAAGTAAGGAAACAACAGGGGAAAGCAAGTAGTATATGAACATGTCCCTGAAGCCCACTTGAAAATGGAATTTAACCAATTAAAAGAGTATACATTCCAGTATCCCAGTATGTATCCCAGTAtcccagtatactgtatgtcagtgaaATTCGTCATTAGATTTTTTATGTTCTGGCTGACTTTAGAATCTCAGTTGTCATCACTGTTACCTGCCTAGCTCCACTCCCTCCTCTCGTTTGCCATCAAAGACGGTGATGAAGTCATACTGGCAGCCCTTGTGCTCCTCCAGCGCCATTGAGTGAAATGCCAAGAGAATGAGGTGCCCAGGAGGAGCTGTGACCTCCCAGGTGCAGTCCATATTACTCGGGTATGACTGAGGAAAACCAGGGCTCTGGAACTCCCCCTTATCTCCCTGTAGCACACCTCCACAGGACACTAACATGCATAAAGCAGAAAATTAATACAAGATGAACTATCTGCGCTTCAGAATTCTGTGGAATAACACAGCAGTGCAGTGTTGTGATTTGGTCTCTACTCCCACTGCACAGGAagtcaaaatcaataaaaagagtttttttcctcaaacaggTTAGATCATAGTCCTCATGGGAACTGTGCCCACCTTTATGAGAAAAATGGCATCAGTTCAGCACTAAAGAAAACtcactttcaaataaaatatccatggaagaataaaaaacagaatttaaagacattAATAAAATGGCACATCAAAAAAGCTGTACTGTAAATCCTTTGCTAATGGGGTTGTTTCCTGATTTCCAAGACAAGGTCCAAATATAACATAAAGTGAAATTTCTCAGACAATGGGCTTTACACAGCCAAAACATCTGACACATGCTTGAATGAGAACTCTCTCACTCCGATAAACCTGTAGCAAGCCTTATTCTTTTCCCAGTGGGCAAAGTGTCAACTCCATAGAATACAGCCCAGCAAATTCTCTATTTGGAAAATTAGACTCATTATGTACAATTGAATGTGCTGTTTTAGGACTCCAGACCACTCTCTAAACTGGTCTAAACCTACCTGGTGGCACCTCAGAGCTGCCTATAACCGTGGTGGCTTCACGCTGCCTACCAGTATCAGTGAGAACTGTTACAGGTGTTTTCTCTGGATGGTCAGGTTGATCAGTGGCAGAATTTAAATCTTGGACAGGATCGTGGCTTCTTGGATAAGAAGGAGAGGTGGCTGTGACGTGAAGCTCTTTCATCTGGAGTTCTTCCGCGGATGCTGTGGACATTAAGTGAGCACTGGCTTTAGAGGGGTTAGTCAGTATCTGGCTTACTACTGCTGCCTTCATCAGTGCAGGAGATGAAATGTAAGATCCTTCAGTCTGTGCCACAGGAGAAAAAGAAGTAGTTTGAATTTCACCACCTTGTTGAGCCATGTGTATGGTTGTGGATGTGTCCAAAAACATGGTTGTCCCTATAGATGAGGGTGTAGCACTGGTGGTTGCCATCCATGTACTATGCTGAGATGAAGAATACACAGGGGTCACTGGGTGTTCATGTTCTTTAAATGTCTGTGCTGTGGACACTGAGGGTATGTACCCAACCTTGTCTGCAACAACAACAGATTTATGCAAAAACTGCTCGGCTGCTGAGCCTAAGCCATTGTCTTGGCCAGTTCCagtggaaaaaacattttcttttttgcgaTCGATCTGTTTTGTAGCAGCCCTAACATCATGCATGCTGCTGTTCAAAAATAGTCTGTCAACATGGTCAGACCTCTTTTGGCTGAACTCAGGGTTTTCTTTATTAATTGGAATGGATTTAACTGTTATCATTGGATCTTCAGTCCACACTTCGTCATACTTTCTAGCAGCATGTGATGAATGTTCCTGATGTACAAGAGCAGTCATTTTATTAACTCCCTCTTTTACACTTGTTCCATTAACTCCCTCTTTGTGATGAACATTAGCTTCACTCACTGTAGTTATATTCTCATAGTGATATTTTTTCTCCTCTTCTGGGGAACCAAAAGTAAGATTTACTTGTGGTTCATCTGGACTTAGGGCTAATGtggctctggaactctctgtaTTTTCATCAGCAGTTGCCATGGATGTTAAGTTAGTAATTGGTTTCTCTAAATCCTTAGTGATTATGAGAATACCATTTACAATAGGTTTGTTCTGATTGATGTTCTTTTCTGTGGTGAAGCCAATAGCGTATTGCTTTCTAGTGAGACTGTTGAAATTaaacaactttgacttttctccGTGTGAGACATTTGATTTGTGCTTTTCTTTATTAACATTTGTTCCATTGACAATACCTTCATTTCCATGagcatttcctgttttttgtgtgtgctctGATTCCAGGTTTTGTGAAATGGTACGGCTACCAGCCATTCTGTCCTTGAGATGTCCAGCGGTAGTCAACTTAAACACTGGAGTCTTTGTTGGTTTCACAAACTCAAATAAACTTCTTTCAGAAAATGCTTCTTGTCGGTTAGTATATGTTTCTGTTGTCTGCCTTTCATTAGATACAGCAGCAGATGTTACCTCGCGCAATTCTGGTGAGGTATTAGGCTGATATGATGACATTGAGAACATCGTGGTTGTTGTGTAAGTGCTTTGATTGATATCTTTCCTCGATGAGGGATGTATAATATCAATATTGTCACCCTGTGTTTGTTCCGCGTTATCTTGCTTGTACAGTCCCTGTGTAGGCAGTGGAAGAGCATGTGACATTAGAGAATCAGAAACAAAGGACGCACTCACAGTTCTGAAGGGACCCACCAGTTTGACATCTGTTATTTTGGATTCAGGCACTGCATTATGGGGGGTGGTTTTTAACTGTACAGAAAACAGAGGGGACCCGGGCATTTTACTGCTCAGGATTTCAAATCCCTCAGTTGCCTGCTCTACTTCTGCAGCCCCTGTGATTGCGTCCTGAAGCAGAGGTTCCATTGTTTGCCTCTCCTTGATGCTTGATGCCATTTCCTGATTTCCATCATCGGGAATGTTAAATGGTCCATCTCTTGCTCTGGTTAATCCATTAGAACTTTCAGATGAACCAGATCTCATGCCATTCAAAGTTGTTGTAACAGGGCTGTTGTTATTAAAGCCTTTTGGATCCCTTCTGGTCCAGGAGTTTCCAGTGTCTGCAGTTTTAGTTCCCGTTTTTCTCCTCCTCAATGTACTTGGAATTGTAAAGTAGCCACCACTAACATTTTGAATTTCAGCGTTTTCGCTTGCTGCTGAGCTCTGTGCTGTTGGGAAAAACGTCGGGTAAACAGAGCAGTTGTTGTCCTCTTTGTAGCAAAACACATCCCATCTCTCTAGCAGGTTTTCCCTAATTCCGTATGTGATGATGCCTGTGTGATTCTGGCCACAATTCCAGTTCTTGTGAACTCGAGGGTAGGCCACCTCAGCCGATGAAATCCACCCAGCCCTGCACTCTTCCAGCCCCTGTTGATAAGCGGTAAACAGCTGCATTCTGTCAGCTAGTGAGGCTGCAAAGTCCTTTTCGCAGGCTTCTTTAGCTTCCTGGAACGTCAGGTTGTAGCGAATATTACGATCATAGTGAAACACACCAGCCACGCGTCCTGCAAAAATAAAACCGGCAACTAAGATTCACACAATCAAAGAACTTTTAACTACACTCTGAATGAAGAGGAAGCcctctttaacaaaaaaaaaaccaaccacttcaccaattaaattaaaaccattAAACCCGTTTCTCCAAATGTTAATCTGTTTTAATACACAGGCGTTttttgacacactgtattatttttcattatattggaaaccatttttattgttcaattataaagaaaaaatgtatttatgtgaCAATACACTGGAAAAACTTTGAGCCCTGCCCTGTAATGACAGCAAAAATAATGGTCAATTGCACTGGAACGTTTGCTCATCCGAGAAATACTGACCAAATCAATTCCTTCCTTATTCCTTAACAAATTGCTTTAGAAGCGCATGTAATGCAACAAAGTAGTCTGTTCAAATCTTACGTGACTCTTTGATTTTACTCTTACTCCATGGTTTGCACTCAGTGTAGCTTTTATTCTAAAtctgaagatatacagtagtgctGTGCGTAGTTTCTAATTAAGCACTTAGCAATATGACTTGAAGTGAACTTTTAATGATTCAAGGATTTGCAAAACCAGACTAGTAAATCAGTTATTTATAGagtggaaaacaaaaatctgcATTCTGCTAATACATTTCTAGCATTTATCTTCTGTAGCATGCAAGTTGTCAGGAAAATGTGTTTCAAACAAACATACAGAATGTAGCAAGTTCACAAATAACAAAAT is a window of Lepisosteus oculatus isolate fLepOcu1 chromosome 6, fLepOcu1.hap2, whole genome shotgun sequence DNA encoding:
- the LOC107078240 gene encoding uncharacterized protein isoform X1, whose amino-acid sequence is MQDSYIRRCYFALHFCLYIQEVAKKGDFCNLKVGFYFKCFVLRGQEMLLILLILQCAIRTAFCETLSCEHYLSRRVAGVFHYDRNIRYNLTFQEAKEACEKDFAASLADRMQLFTAYQQGLEECRAGWISSAEVAYPRVHKNWNCGQNHTGIITYGIRENLLERWDVFCYKEDNNCSVYPTFFPTAQSSAASENAEIQNVSGGYFTIPSTLRRRKTGTKTADTGNSWTRRDPKGFNNNSPVTTTLNGMRSGSSESSNGLTRARDGPFNIPDDGNQEMASSIKERQTMEPLLQDAITGAAEVEQATEGFEILSSKMPGSPLFSVQLKTTPHNAVPESKITDVKLVGPFRTVSASFVSDSLMSHALPLPTQGLYKQDNAEQTQGDNIDIIHPSSRKDINQSTYTTTTMFSMSSYQPNTSPELREVTSAAVSNERQTTETYTNRQEAFSERSLFEFVKPTKTPVFKLTTAGHLKDRMAGSRTISQNLESEHTQKTGNAHGNEGIVNGTNVNKEKHKSNVSHGEKSKLFNFNSLTRKQYAIGFTTEKNINQNKPIVNGILIITKDLEKPITNLTSMATADENTESSRATLALSPDEPQVNLTFGSPEEEKKYHYENITTVSEANVHHKEGVNGTSVKEGVNKMTALVHQEHSSHAARKYDEVWTEDPMITVKSIPINKENPEFSQKRSDHVDRLFLNSSMHDVRAATKQIDRKKENVFSTGTGQDNGLGSAAEQFLHKSVVVADKVGYIPSVSTAQTFKEHEHPVTPVYSSSQHSTWMATTSATPSSIGTTMFLDTSTTIHMAQQGGEIQTTSFSPVAQTEGSYISSPALMKAAVVSQILTNPSKASAHLMSTASAEELQMKELHVTATSPSYPRSHDPVQDLNSATDQPDHPEKTPVTVLTDTGRQREATTVIGSSEVPPVSCGGVLQGDKGEFQSPGFPQSYPSNMDCTWEVTAPPGHLILLAFHSMALEEHKGCQYDFITVFDGKREEGVELGRFCGSQLPPPLRSSSNTMTVQLRSDASVELDGFSVRFHSVKPPSSLPGRVRLRGGRNRFEGLVEMAFGGALGRVCAEQWEKREATVVCRQLGFPGAAIAYRVQSQARDPPVTVSYVECSGDESSLDECEVKWGRECSTTERAAVHCQVMETCSILRSAGVLESGTYVIDPDGEDQGVEPFPVFCDMNSLRADGVTVVGHDSESRTRVSPCEKAGCYSRHITYRQASLLQLRSLIQASESCTQLVKLECRHTRFLGEEWGWWVSWDGRRMNSWGGTSTDSKKCACGERGDCDLGLLTCNCDANDEVWRSDEGYLSDKASLPMREVRLGDTQDMPMEMAFHTIGKLFCTGQKTLDPVLESCAALKEAGFVESRRYIIDPDGPGQGLSQFEVYCDMASDPLTGITVVSHNSGHRMRVAPCEEKGCYRKELQYEADLPQLHALTQVSRSCQQYVKLDCRHTRFVQSGWGWWVSWDGQKMLDWGGAERNSGSCACGMTGTCFGMGRLCNCDSNDHVWRMDEGFLRDKNSLPVKAVHFGDTKDAPLEMAFHTVGKLTCKGKSKSQAHHRASKPRHKRTADTVIGERAYRRLLEIVSRLA